A section of the Haliaeetus albicilla chromosome 6, bHalAlb1.1, whole genome shotgun sequence genome encodes:
- the ADGRG7 gene encoding LOW QUALITY PROTEIN: adhesion G-protein coupled receptor G7 (The sequence of the model RefSeq protein was modified relative to this genomic sequence to represent the inferred CDS: inserted 2 bases in 2 codons; substituted 2 bases at 2 genomic stop codons), whose product MPSLHWDSILVGITCCVVTVTLXVLCIWQFVLRVKTANLQTKLSLGWGGGIVDTVNGRASMQKNLEKPEDHANRNLTVSNKDKCRTPCQGHWYGPGTCWLRNSPAGKYLGVTVAAKFRMSQQHVFIANMAEQLCYVEGDRLTDTITLPFLAPGFFSFCAVNFCEASTCTVNISECIIKTFTFEWIIVGKYGKSKEKCKPDTLHGNTSMAIWMCSRKGXTPTLELPKILNCNENLDSLASQLAFSINGNEEIFYNFSYFALLFSPICIPTNSKTPKSPVTWILVSLYFSMLIFNIIFISGIGNQNARNHSSDTTSYCQQYLPYDTASNTLLTSDXVDPPADSWCTAVAVQLRYFLSVTFIWTALNLAQLYLLLLRAMKPLPGLFLITMLVIGWGIPAVVVAITLGPTYREGIALNHQQKEFCWLAALDQNQNFSVQKPMLWSFLLPVALILLFNIIIFIKISVSATWKKNVNLTRNKRDSFMKKMIATVSIVVVLRSTWMVAYLMLISQEETSLVFSCFATHVKGLQICILYTFRSPIFKKKVSKVFPVFWVPEVPLYLHSKTXYVSKSQLAKHSQETFRSTQTFSEKISLSTFPNWS is encoded by the exons ATGCCTTCACTCCACTGGGACAGCATATTGGTTGGAATTACCTGTTGTGTAGTGACTGTGACCCTTTAGGTGCTGTGTATTTGGCAGTTTGTCCTCAGGGTTAAAACAG CAAATCTGCAGACAAAACTAAGCCTGGGATGGGGCGGAGGTATTGTTGACACAGTTAATGGCAGAGCTTCGATGCAGAAGAACCTTGAGAAACCTGAGGACCATGCCAACAGAAACCTCACAGTGTCCAACAAGGACAAGTGCCGAACTCCATGCCAGGGACATTGGTACGGACCAGGAACTTGCTGGCTGAGGAACAGCCCCGCTGGAAAGTACCTGGGAGTGACCGTGGCTGCCAAGTTCCGTATGAGCCAACAGCATGTGTTCATCGCAAACATGGCAGAGCAGCTGTGCTATGTGGAGGGAGACAGGTTGACGGACACTATCACCCTCCCCTTCCTGGCACCG gggtttttttccttctgtgcagTTAATTTCTGTGAAGCCAGTACTTGCACAGTGAACATTTCTGAATGCATTATAAAAACCTTTACTTTTGAATGGATTATAGTGGGTAAATATGGCAAAtccaaagagaaatgcaaaccTGATA CGTTGCATG GTAACACTTCAATGGCAATCTGGATGTGCTCCAGAAAGG GAACTCCTACTTTAGAACTTCCCAAAATTCTGAATTGTAATGAAAACCTGGACTCCCTAGCATCACAA CTTGCTTTTAGTATCAATGGAAATGaggaaatattttacaatttctcttactttgctCTACTTTTTTCTCCTATATGTATTCCTACCAATAGTAAAACTCCGAAGTCACCTGTAACGTGGATATTAGTGAGTCTCTATTTCTCTATGCTCATTTTTAACATCATCTTCATCTCTGGAATTGGAAATCAAAATGCCAGGAATCACAGCAGCGATACCACCAGCTACTGCCAGCAATACCTTCCTTATGATACCGCCAGTAACACCTTACTCACATCTG ATGTAGATCCTCCCGCAGACTCCTGGTGTACGGCTGTGGCTGTCCAACTGCGCTACTTTTTGTCGGTGACATTTATATGGACAGCACTCAATTTGGCACAGTTGTACTTACTGCTGCTTAGAGCCATGAAGCCCCTGCCTGGACTCTTCCTCATAACCATGTTAGTGATCGGTTGGG GAATCCCTGCTGTAGTAGTTGCAATAACACTTGGACCTACTTACAGAGAAGGAATAGCTTTAAACCACCAACAGAAAGAATT TTGCTGGCTTGCAGCACTGGATCAAAATCAGAATTTCAGTGTGCAAAAGCCCATGTTGTGGTCGTTCCTCTTGCCAGTAGCACTCATACTCCTGTTTAacatcatcatcttcatcaaGATCAGTGTGTCTGCGACATGGAAGAAGAATGTGAATTTGACAAG GAATAAAAGGGATTCATTTATGAAAAAGATGATTGCCACTGTCTCTATTGTAGTAGTGCTCAGAAGCACCTGGATGGTAGCCTACCTCATGTTAATAAGTCAGGAAGAAACAAgccttgttttcagctgttttgcTACCCATGTTAAA GGACTTCAGATTTGTATTCTGTACACTTTCAGATCACCAATCTTcaagaaaaaagtttctaaaGTGTTTCCTGTTTTCTGGGTGCCAGAGGTACCACTGTATCTGCATTCAAAAACTTAGTATGTTTCAAAATCGCAGCTTGCAAAACATTCACAGGAAACTTTCAGATCAACCCAgactttttcagagaaaatttcCTTGTCTACCTTCCCTAACTGGAGTTAG